The Topomyia yanbarensis strain Yona2022 chromosome 3, ASM3024719v1, whole genome shotgun sequence nucleotide sequence ggcatttgttatggagcgtgtttgtgtggtATTGGTTGGGgtttatctgcccgccagatggcgctacggaacaaattgtgttttcctcctattacgttgaaagtcgcagcaacgcgcgatgggtatcagCTAGTAGCTCATAAATTCATCTGGACAGTTGACAACGATTCCCGAAGTAGTGACCACTTCCCCGTCATATTGGCCTGCACACAACAGTCAATCTCTACGAAGACGCAGACGATGGCTTGAAGAACAAGCTGATTGGAGCAAGTAGGAAGAAAAAATCCCCAAGCGCATCTCACCGAACAGCACAGATTTCAACAGAGTGGTTGTGGAATCGGCAACGGCAAGCATCCCTCGTACTACTGGACAAGTAGGCCAGAGAGCAGTACCATGGTGGAGCTCAGATATTAAGGCACTTATCAAAGACCGAAGGAAGAAAGTGAGGAAACTAAGGAAAGTTCAAAAAACCCATCCCGATAAACAAACAGCATTGCAAGAATTCAATGACGCTCGGTACAAATCTTGAATAGCGATTCTTTGAActgaaagagatagcgcttggtcgtctttgacaaagttgacagccttcgttttgtaggtgaaatctagtcctattagaataattgatagtataattacagtttttgccgataggaaagttacacgggttcaaaaacaggttaaaatcaaatcaaaatcagccataagtctttacacagcattcacagctattttgtttcttcaaaaaagttgtgcgttttataatgataaaaaataccttcgaacattgttaacgcgaaaaatcagaaacaaaaaagttataagtaaaaataagaattgtaggacttcatcatagaaaatatcttataactcaataactgtgagtgacagaaacaacatgtcttctgcaaaatttatgaaaatactctcctctacaattttgtgaaagacggccaagcgctatctctttcgattcaaaagttaaattttttatagcctactatgatcaagtttttaaaacaacaatgttgccaaaagatggcgctttttacacacacaaacattgtagaacatgtaaaatcgctaatatgaacagttttgactccaatgaattaagtacctctaaacgctgttttgagccactgtgcactGTAATGTGGTAAACCCATCCCAAGTGTGTGGAAAGAAGGTGTGAATATACCTATTCCAAAAACAGGAAAAAGGCCCCAAAGAGCTGTGCAACCAAAGGCCAATCACTCTTTTCAGTTGCGTCGGTAAGACCCCTGGTGGAATTATTGGAAAACTGTAAGCTTTTGGATAACCGTCAATATGGTTTCCGCCGAGGACGGGGACTGCAACGTTATTTAATCGACCTAGAACACCAAATTGATCAAACATTCACATCAAGTAAACACTGTGAAGCCGCTCTTCTGGACATCTCGAAAGTCTATGACACAGCAAGCAAAGAACCGATACTACTTGCCCTCACAAAAAGTGGCATCAAAGGACGAATGCTAAATTTGATAAAAGACTTCCTGAATAACCGAAACTTCAAAgtagcactatgctatatttctccttggtggagaaaaatttttgggtaaaaaactattttttctccactaaggagaaaatagaatctctcatcagaatccgacactaactcagtaaacggactaagctagcgccggattgacgctagcaaAGATACGAACAGTTGAGAAAACAcacttttttcataaattttaacttcaaacaaccatattacccagttaattCGAATATTTTTCTGAAATACTTAGAAGTTTTCTTAGCTAGAGTATATAGAAATACTCAGTAtagaaatgaattaaattgcaGCTGatgcaatttttgatttttggccGCATGCCGCCCCATAGTGCAAGGATCAGTGCTCTCTGTAACCTTATTCCTAGTTGCGATCGACTTAACTTTCAAGGTCATAACGGAAAACGTCATGATCTTTCTTTATGTGGATGACATCTTATTACTAGCTTTGGGAGTACCTGTTACCActaggaaaaaaaacaaaatgcagTCAAACTAGTATCCGATTGGGCTACTAATATTAGCTTCTCATTATCAGCAGCAAAGTCGTGCATTTTGCACATGTGCAGAAAACATAAACACAGACAAGTTCCAACGGTGAGAATCAACCGACAAACAATACCAGAAGTGACCAATGCGCGAATATTGGGACTAACTTTCATTAAACGATTGAACTTTGAAGCGCACCTGGGGGAATTGCGAAAGGCTGcatccaatcagattaattttcTAAAATTAATTGGAGGAAGATTGAAAAGCGGAAACAGGCAAACTTTGTTTAATTTGTATGAAGCGCTAGTAATTCCCAAAATCACGTACAGAATCAGCGTTTATAGTCGCAGTGGAAATAGCGCTACAAATATCGCACAAACAACCCATAACACAGGGATACGAACAATTACCGGAGCGTTCAGGAGTAGCcctttaaaattattttcgcAGAGTTACCATGGGAATATATCGTATTCGTAACACAAAACTTGACCTCTAGAGTGATACGTTATCTGGAGAAAAACACCGTTGTTGGGTACACTACCGGAACAGAACAGAAAATACCTGCAATCGAGCGCGCTTAGACGGAGTTTTATAAAATAGCAAGCCAAGATTTTGCTGCTATTGCACAGATAGTCAGAGTCGGCGGTCGGCCCTGGAACTAACAAACACCTGCAGTAGATTGGTTCCTACCAATtacttggtcggtgttaagtcagaccggactaagtcgcaaaacatcaaaaaatgagataacgaTAACaccggataaagaatttcttcagctacattctacttttgccagatttgaaatatgtaaccaaaaacaaaaataattgcaaaaaataatttccaattataacgtagaggatgctgcgattcaaactttaaacccgtttttctcgaaatcaatattttatcacttagtccggtctgacttaacaccgaccacttCAAAGTAGGTCAATCAAAAGATGCAGCCAAGGCTCTGTTCTTAAGCAGAGTGAAAGATAAATATTCACATTCCCACAAAATCTATACGGACAGATCCGTCGATGCCCATAGTCAAGTAGGATGTGGGGTTACATATGGGTTAACAAATATTGCATAAAAATTTCTTAGTCAATGCACAATATTTTCCGCTGAAGCTATGGCGATTCTCGTTGCTATAACCACAATAGCGAACAATTTAGTACATCACATGGGTTGAACAGGAAATTAGATCGAGCTGGGAAAACATTTGGTTTAAAGAAAGCACTTTTCTCCGCAAAATCAAATTTTCCACGACCATGAGGAAAGACAGACGTAACCAAACGGGACGAAGAGCGCTATTGAGATTACGTATCGGTCACTCAAGATTGACACATTCGCATCTATTCAGTAAtttaaagagactagaataacaaagagacgccatgttGCGTTTGGAATTCCAAGTTTACTGTTTACTAACGAACAAGAGAGTTGTCAATCGTAAATGTGTAGCATTATGTGGCATTGTTTTAAGGAAGTATTGTTATGCAAttcattaaaattactaaagattttaaagataaaAATTATATGAAGTAAAcaaatcggaaaactagaagtggcagggtcattagaacaggcttaatatcgtgcgggcttaatttttgccttctgataatgagggtcgagcttaggcagaataactacgaatcacccgagttcactatcatgtgtccttgataaaggtagacgtatctatctttaccgtgacaaccggttgtcgagttatcaacgaaatcgtgtgacatcctgactaatgagatgaataagggctcgtctatcCTATCATATTGTAACAGCAATAGGCTTCAGCTCATTATGGGCAGTGATACAAAttctcatcacatcatttggagcaGGTCAGATATAAATCTTAGTGGCTCtgaactgtttttttttgtaaaacttttattgtcctgtttcttaattttaattACATGTTAAATAAAACTTATAGTTATTTATACTCTTCTCGTTTGCTGGTACACTTGTCATATAGCATAACATTGACGAAAATTATCTAAGGATTTGTTGACGGGTACGTCTAGTTTGTTGTTGGAGAACCGGATATATCCATtcctcctgttgcagctgtaaGAGCCGTCGATCCAGGCCCAGAAACACGCTTCGTTGGTAAGCCCAAATGTGCTTGTTTCCGCTGCATTGGAATAGGTGGTGTTCGATGTTATCCGTCTGGCCAGGACAAATGTTGCAGTCAGCTCTCCTGTTCACCCTATGCAAAAACTCGTTGGTTACAATTTTGCGATGCATAACGGAAAACCACATATTccgaatatttttaaatattgtcttCCAATCACGTTGAGGATTTTCCCGTACTATTTTGGGCTCTTTAAGCTGTTTTAAAAAGTAGTTGTATATTGAGCTTGAGTTCGGTGCTCTAGATATTTCTTCATTCAGAAATGCTGTTTCTTTAACTACTGTTCGGATGTGCTCGTATTTTCGTGGAATGCACGAGAGATTCGGAGGATTTGCATTGTGCTCCAAAAAACTCCACAAAAAGGGTAGATCCGATCCAATATGCATCATGCGGTTGGTTAGCAGGGCCTTGGGCTTTGATGGGTGGTGAGTGTAAGTTCAAACCTCCCCGGCATTTTGGTAATATTATTGTCTCGAAGGCAATTCTGGTCCAATTCTCCCCATACCACAAAAAGGAGCCGATCCTCGAAATGAATTTTCCAGCGTATTTATTCGGTAGGGGGATCACTGATGCTGTATACCAGATTTTCGACGTAATAAAcgtgttcaataaaattgttttctgtATGAGATTAAGATTCCTGGAGTTGTTCATCCACATACATGTTTGTACTCCCCGTAGAACCGCAAGCCAATTTTGCTCTACCATGCTCGAAAAGTCTTCAGCGAAGTGTATTCCGAGGATTTTCACCGACGTCTGCGTTTGCAACCACTCGCTTTGtggtgtcatattcaatatacCGATCCTTAAGGCGTTTGTTTTCTGGGTGTTGAGCTTTGCTCCAGAAACAGCTGTGAAGTCGGCAAAGATGTTTACGATTGCGAGTAACTGAGATTCACTTTCGATGAACATTGAGATGTCATCCGCATATGCATTCAATACCGCGTGAGGGAATTGTCTCCGCAGTTTATCGAGCAAAGGTTGTAAGTAAATAACAAACAAAATCATTGAAAGTGGATCACCTTGGCGCACTGACCTTTGAATTTTGATCTCACTTCCCAATTTACCGTTGACCAGAACTCTTGAGAAACTGTTATTCATACAGAACATGAGGAGGTTTATCAGTTCCGGGTTGAAATTCATTTGTCCCATAGTTCTTGCAAGGAAGTTGTACTCTACTCTATCGAAGGCGTGGTCGAAATCAAATGCTACCAACATCGAGTTCCCATGCTGCTGTTTTAGCTCACAAATGCGGTCCAGTATGCGGGCGGTAGCCTCAAAAATGTTTCGCTTTCCGTTGCAGCATTTTTGGTTTTTCGATAACACCAGTGGAAGAAGGGGGCTTATTCTGTTTTTCAGTATCCTAGTGAAGATTTTGTAATCAGCGTTCAGTAGTGAAATCGGCCTGTACGATTTTATGCTGTCGTTACTTCTCTTCTTTTTGACTAGTACAATCACACCATCAAAAAATTCCTTGGGGGCTTCTGAGGACAAGGCTTCATTTATGATGAAGGTGAACTCTCGCTGAATTACTGGCCATGATTTTAGGTAGAACTCCTTTGGTAGACCATCAATACCAGGAGATTTTCGTGAGCTACTTGCCTTAATTGCTTGTAGAATCTCTTCGGATGGAATTTCACTCAGTATACGCTGATTGTCCTCATTCTCATTCGGGATGCATTGTGTTGGATTGAAATTGTCATTTATTGCGGTGTGCGTAGAGGAGTACAGGTTCGCGAAATATTCCTGCACGCTTCGGCGTATCTCATTTGGCTCCCTTATTGTATCAGAAtcattctgcagcgttttaatCGAGGTTTCGGCTCGTCGAGTTTTTTTGTTGGCTACGTGGAATATTGATGTGCTTTCACCTCCGATGTATGCTTCGTTCCAACTTCTTGTTTGCTGTGCATAGTTCCGTTGCAGCAACAGCATTTTCCCTTTAATATAGTTGATAGTACTTAGCTGACTGGGATCGCCATAATAATTGTCATAAGACGAACGAAGCAGAGCATAATATAATTCCATTGTGTCGCAGAACGAACGTCTTTTTAACGAAGCTTTCCATTTGAGGAAAGAAACAAGTTTTGGTTTAACATACTTGATCCACCATTCGATCCAGGTGCGAAAATTCCTTCGATTCCTTGTCCAGTACACCCATTTGACGCGAAGTTCATCTATAACTGCTGGATCGTTTACTAGACTTGGGTGCATACGCCATACACCCCGACCAGGTGGGTTACCAAGTGTGGGGAGCACGGTGCGGATAATGTAAGCTTTGTGATCCGAAAAAGCCGTTGCTGCAAAATGTGCTGTTCTTATCCACCCTCGTATATTGGGAGTCAGAAGAATCCGGTCTATCCTGGAGGCAGAGTCGGATCTAATAAATGAAAACTCGACATGTTGACGATGTATAAGCTCCCAGCTGTCGTCAACTCCTGAGGCAGACATAAATCTTTTAAGCATTGGACTGTGTGCATTTAAACCGGTGGCGTCTTTTTAATTCACTACAGAGTTGAAATCACCCCCGATGATTGCAGTGTTCGTCGCATTGTAGAAGTAGTGTGGTAGCACGTTGTTGTAGAAGTTCTCCCGAGCGTTTCGATTTTGCGTTCCCGACGGTGCATAAACATTGATGAAGGTAACGTCATTTATCCGTGCGCTGATTATTCTTGAGTCCATGCTTCTATCAATGTGAGTGAGGGGGAAAAAATTCGTGCTGCAATCGCTGTTCCTCTTTTATGCTCGTCTAAATTGTACTCAATGCTAAAACCTGGTATGCTGAGGCTTGTAGTTGCCACCTCTTGCAGGAAGATAATATCTAGTTCGGCAGACCGGATGAAGGAATTCAGGGCATCGAGCTTTGTCCCGTTTGTCACTGCGTTCATGTTGATTGTAGCAATCTTGTAGCTCACCATATCAGCCATTTCCATCGTAGAGAAAGCAGTTCGTTGACATGTTTGCGCGAACAGCTAAATGTTGTCACGGTAGTGGCAGGAACACGAAGACCAGTAAGGCAGCTTATGGAGATTGCAGTAGCAGCGAAAGCTGAGAGAGGTGAAATCTTGCTGAGGGTGGTAGTATCGTATGTTGCTTCGGCAGGACATATACTGTCGAAAATGCTTACCAAGGAGGCTGAAAACGCTACTGGCATCTTCGCTTTTTGCAGAGTTCCACCACGGCAGGCGGACGATTGCAGAGACATCGGAAGATTACCCCGGCAGGACGGACAGCTTATGGGTGCAGTTACGGTGGAGACGTGTGCAGGAACCGATGGAAGTAGGGAGGCAAATTTCGCTGCTTGCACATCCAGTTTGTTGCTGCAGTGTTGAGACGAGTAGCTGGTCAAAATGTACCTGATGATGGGCGCTTGCGTAAACATTTGAATGTTGAGCAAACGAAATGGATGGTTATCAAGTGCAACTGCAGCAAAATAATACTGCATTCTGCATTTGTTTATGTTTCGCTGACACGACGAATAGCAGCAGAACTCAGCAACAGCGGGGTGAGCTGTGAACGGTGAAAACTTGCTGAGGGTAGCAGTATCGAGGTTTGCTTCGGCGGGACATATACTGTCCAAAATGCTTACCGAGGAGGCTGACATCGATGCTGGCATATTCGATCTATGCAAAATTCCATCACAGCAGGCGGACGCATGCAGAGAGATTGAATGAATTCCCCGACAGGACGGACAGTTGATGGGTTCTGTTGCGGTGGTGACGTGAGCTGGAAGCGATAGAGGCTGTGAAGCAAAAGGCGCTGCTTGCACCTTCAGTTTCTTGCTGCAGTGTTGAGACGAGTAGCTAGTCAAAATTTGCCTGACGACAGGCGCTTGCGTAATCATTTGGATGTTGCACAAACTGGGCGAATGGTTGTCGAGTACAACTGCAGCAAAATAATACTGAATACTGCATTTGTTTATGTTTCGCCGATGCGACGAATGGCAGCAAGGCTCAGCGGCAGCGGAGTGAGCTGGGAGCGATGAAAACGAGGAAGCTGAAAACGCTgttggcatattcgttttttgcGAAGTTCCATCACAGCAGACGGACGATTCCAGAGATATCGGATGGTTACCCCTACTGGACGGACAGCTGATGGGTTCTGTGGTGGCGACGTGAGCTGGGAGCGAAGGAGGCAGGAAAGCAAAAATGTGCCTGACGACGGAcgcttttttttgtttcgctgACACGACGTATAGCAGCAGGGCTTAGCGTCAGCGGTGGGAGCTGGGAACGGTGAAAACTTGCTAAAGGTGGCAGTATCTAAATTTGCTTCGGCGGGACATATACTGTCCAAAATGCTTACCGGGGCAGTCAGAAGCTCTGCTTGCTGATCCAGTTTGTTGCTATGGTGATGACACAGGTATTTTGTCAATTTTCCTTCACGAGCAGTGAGAGTGTGCGAGGCAATCGATAACAGTTTATTGGCGGCAGGAACAAGTAAGAAGCTAATACTTCCTTTCCTGCAGTGACGGACCCAAATATAGGTAGCATTGGCGGAGCGCCCCTGCAGTGGAGTATTATTGTTGTATTGACGAGATAGGTACTCGCCGGGTACAGCAGCAGTGGCACCAGCTGATGatagtaaaattttgctgaGAGCGGCAGTATCGAGATTTGCTAGGGCTGAACATATACTGTTCAAAGTGCTTACCGGAGAAGAAAAAGCCATCAcgtttgtttttttgttattgctacGCCGGGGCTGGTTTAGGTTGGTTTTCCTACTTATTGTTTGTTGCGCGAAGTCGATCGAGTGAGATGCGGCTCTAGCCGTGTGTCAGGCCGGGACGGTCTTTTTTCATTGTTTCTTCTGTTTTCAAGAGGGGATGCCGGTCTTTTTGTATTCACAGTGCTGTTTTGTTTTTGTCGGCAGTTAAATCGTTGCTTTCGTCTGCGAATCCGGCAAAGGGACTCGTAACGTTTATGATTTGCTCATCATTCGTTGTTTGGGAAGTACTGATGGTCACTGCTTGTTGCTGATCACTGGTCTCAGGTTGATCGGTTACCATTACGGTATCACTTCCAGCCAGCGATATGTTTGACCCATGGTGAGGTGTGCTCTTTTTTAACCCTGTGGAGCTGGCGTTGCTCGGATGACGAAAAGTCTGCTGTGAAAATGACCGACTGTCGCCGTTTTTCACAATTTCGGCTAGGGTTAAACGACTGCTGACGCTCGGCTTCAACGATTTTGCATATTCAGAGCACTTTTGAGCATAGTGAACTCGTCGGTTGCAATGTTTGCATGTTGCGACTTGACCTTTGTAGGTTATGAGAGTCATAGTCGTGTCCACCATCACATATGACGGCATCGGTTTTACGAGCTTCATGCGCATGATCCTCACTCCATTTGGGACACCGGGAAAGAAATTTTTCCAGATTTCATCACGGATTGAGAGGATTTCACCGTACTCACGCATCCGGTATGCTAGCTGTCTGTTAGTTGTGCTCGGGCGGAGGTCATGAACTCTAACCTCAACAGATCCATCTTCCATTGACAGTGGAATGCTGTAGGATTTTCCGTCGTGTTCTAGCTGGTGTTTCATGTTGTGTTCTTGTACTATGTCCTGTGCTGTTTGAGCGGAATCGGTGCCCACGAAGACACGCCCGTTGGTGACTTGCAGGTGCTGTAGCTTGGTCGCTTCGATGGCGAGATTTTTGGTTATGAATTCCGCGATCGCGGCTAGGTTCAGTTTAGTCGGTACAACTTTAAAGTTGATGACAAATGTTTTGTCAATCGATGATGCCATTTTAGCAGTTGCTAGTTCCGAATATCGGAGTATTAAATTGTATTAATATGCCGGACTAAGTCCGCGAACTTCGTTGTAGAAAAACCACTATTGTCGTTAAAAACGCGTGTGCTCACGACAACAGTTTGCTGTCAACTGGCTgttggagtacataagtagtacaaatctacaTATTGTGAATGTAGTAAACCAAACagcttttgcgaggtctgggagagaGGAGGTGTTAGATATAACACTTTGCTCCAAACAAAAGTTTCGCATGAGCTTGGAAATTGGCAGGTTTGAAATGAAACTGAACGGTCTCTATCATCCGatcataaataaatattttcaatcatcttGATGTCACCTTAAATTAAGTAGCTTATCGTAATCCTACCTCGTCCCGTGACATgtagagtgcgcagtagtatatacggcatcTAGTCTGCTTCTAGCCTTTGTGAAAATGGTTCTGGGCATTCAGTTTCAGCTTAAGCGAATTTTGGGGAATGATTTTCACCATTTTATGCACAACAAAATAAGAATAATTCTGGCAGTTTACCGTTTATTTCTTAAATTTCAACTAAATTCCAAATCCACACCGTTTGGAATTTTCAAGTaattgtttttttctgttttcatcTTTCGCCCTCCGCAGCCTGAATGTTAAAACACACTCAAAATTGCTTACGTTCGGGAGAAGCACGGCTCTTCTGCAAGGTCGTCCTCGTCCTCAGAAGAAGACCTCAATGAAAGACGAGCACCGCTACCGAGCACAAGCAGCGCGAGTGACCACCCGAGTCGGCACCAGTCCCAgcatcaccatcatcatcatcaacaccAACACCAAGCTCCCGCTAGTAGCAGCAGTCACAACGCCAGCAAACGTTTACACCTGCCATCAACCTCGTCATCgtcttcatcgtcatcgtcgtcgtcctCTTCGCCGTCATCGAGTGCACTAGACAGACCGCATCGTTCCAGTGGCAGTAAAGCCGAATCGGCCGTGGATCATAAGAAAGACGGCCTGAGTCGACGGCAAAGCAAGGAACAGCAAAAGAACGTGGGCCAGAATAAGCAaccgcagcagcagcagcgtagGAAATCCCAGCGACGTAGAAGACAATCTCCGGAAAAAGAAACCGTTACTCGCCGAACAGGGGAGGACAAGGGGGAGGGTCTCGAGGACAAAGAAAGTTCCTTGACCAGTCCCCAGAGCAAGCGGCGCAAAATGTTGAACGATAGTAACAATCTCAACGGAACGCTGTCCTCGGCCTCCCCGATGGATTCGGCTTCGTGTGAATTGAATGGTCACAATAACAACAATGGCCAACAGGAACAAAGCGAAGCCAACAACGGAATAGTGACAACCAATGGAGAGAACTCAACTCCGCGTCCGGTTGTTAAACTGGATAAGACAAACCAGGAGATTGTGCGATTGATTGGACAACATTTGAAGAATATCGGATTGGATAGAAGTGCCGAAGCATTGATGCAGGAGTCGGGATGCTGTTTGGAACATTCTTCGGCCAGTAAATTTCGCCAGCACGTTCTCTCCGGTGACTGGACCAAAGCTGATCACGATCTCACAGAGTTACAGTCAATGGTAGATCCAAAGACCGACAAGCCCAgtataaatgaaatgaaatttttactacTGGAACAGAAATATTTGGAGTTTTTGGAAGAAGGGCGCCCAATTGATGCTCTGCATGTGCTTCGTAATGAGTTGACACCCTTACAGCACAATACACCTCGTGTTCATCAGTTGTCTTCGTACATGATGTGCACCAACAATCAAGAATTGTACCAACGAGCCAACTGGGATGGAAAGGGAACCAAATCCCGCACCCGACTGATGGATCGCCTGCAATCGTACCTGCCGGCTACGGTTATGTTGCCTCCCAGACGTCTGCGCTCTCTTCTCGcccaatcggttgagatgcaaaCCGAACGCTGCCAATGTCACGATATGGCCTGGAGAACCAACATCGACAATGTTTCGCTGCTGGTCGACCACAACTGTTCCTCTGAAGGATTTCCGATGCAGGCCTTGCATGTGCTGAACGATCATTCGGATGAGGTCTGGTTCTGCAAATTTTCGCCGAATGGTCTTCGGCTGGCTACCGGTTCGAAGGACAACACCGTTATCGTTTGGGAGGTTGATCCAGTCAAATTGGTTCTTAAAAACAAACGAACATTTGACGGGCACACCTACGGTGTGTCCTTCATTGCCTGGAGTCCAGATTCCAAGCATTTTatcgtatgtggtccggaagaTTGTCCGGATTTGTGGATCTGGGATGTTGAGCATGAAAAGCTTGTGACAAAAGTATCCCACTCTACCGACGATAGTTTGACATGTGCTGCATTCAACAAAGACGGAACCCGCTTTGTTACCGGTGGTACCCGTGGCCAGTTTTATCTCGTTGCGCTAGATGGTACGGTTCACGATAGCTGGGAAGGCGTACGGGTGAATGGTCTTGCCTTCAGAGCGGACAACAAAACGATTCTCGCTGCCGACACACACTACCGAATACGCGGCTACAGATTTGATATCGACAATCCTCACAGTGATCATAACATCATTCAGGAACAGTGTCCCATCATGACGTTCTCGGTGAATTCTGCCGATCGGTTGGCTCTGTTGAACATCTCTTCGCAGGGTCTACATCTATGGGACCTGCAGGACAAATGTCTCGTTCGACGCTTCCAGGGTGTCACCCAGGGCAATTATACCATCTATTCTTGCTTCGGTGGGGTTAATGAAAGCTTCGTAGCCAGTGGCAGCGAAGATAATAAGGTATACATCTGGCACATCCGCCGGGAGGAACCGCTGGCCACGCTGGTCGGGCACACACGAACGGTGAACTGTGTCAGCTGGAATCCCGTCTATCCGTCCCTGCTGGCTTCCGCTTCCGATGACGGTACGGTGCGGATCTGGGGACCGAAACAGCCACAACTGGCCTGGGCTGCCAGCAGCAACAACGGTGACAGCGCGTCGATCGCGTCCACCAGCTCCACCGCGTCGTCGGCGTCTTCGTCCTCATCGTCGTCGTCTGCGGCGAACAATGATCTTATATCTAATTCGTCTTGGAATATCACATAATATTAGGTAAGTCGGCGAGTCCGAAAAAATGTGTGTTGGACATAGAACCTGATTCAATTTcgtgaaaaattataaatattattttatttgcaGATGTTGCAGCACGTAGCACATCCCCTCCCCCTCAATTTATCGTGTTAAGCATTATATTCGGTTTaacaatattaatactaaattTAGTGAAGTAGTTTAACTATAACATAAAATCAGAAACATATTATTgtaatgaaaacaataaaacaagcGAAGCGGAGAAGACAacaataacataaacataataaTTATAAATCGTAATTATTATATTCGAATCAAAACGGAACAACCAACCAACCGCCCGAGAGAAACCAACAATAATTCCATCGGACACGGAACCAACTAAATACCATAAACTCAACAACAGTCATCACGACATTGGCCGTTCGAGTATGGGAAGCGCCCGTTCGCGGACGGACGTGCCCATTCTTCTCCGTGTTGAAAAAAATGCACCGGATTCGGTCAATCAATTTAGAGCGTGTAGGAAAAGCCGCTTctcaaattgctgtagttttCAGTAATCAAAAG carries:
- the LOC131693966 gene encoding WD repeat-containing protein 26 homolog, producing the protein MLNDSNNLNGTLSSASPMDSASCELNGHNNNNGQQEQSEANNGIVTTNGENSTPRPVVKLDKTNQEIVRLIGQHLKNIGLDRSAEALMQESGCCLEHSSASKFRQHVLSGDWTKADHDLTELQSMVDPKTDKPSINEMKFLLLEQKYLEFLEEGRPIDALHVLRNELTPLQHNTPRVHQLSSYMMCTNNQELYQRANWDGKGTKSRTRLMDRLQSYLPATVMLPPRRLRSLLAQSVEMQTERCQCHDMAWRTNIDNVSLLVDHNCSSEGFPMQALHVLNDHSDEVWFCKFSPNGLRLATGSKDNTVIVWEVDPVKLVLKNKRTFDGHTYGVSFIAWSPDSKHFIVCGPEDCPDLWIWDVEHEKLVTKVSHSTDDSLTCAAFNKDGTRFVTGGTRGQFYLVALDGTVHDSWEGVRVNGLAFRADNKTILAADTHYRIRGYRFDIDNPHSDHNIIQEQCPIMTFSVNSADRLALLNISSQGLHLWDLQDKCLVRRFQGVTQGNYTIYSCFGGVNESFVASGSEDNKVYIWHIRREEPLATLVGHTRTVNCVSWNPVYPSLLASASDDGTVRIWGPKQPQLAWAASSNNGDSASIASTSSTASSASSSSSSSSAANNDLISNSSWNIT